One Fibrobacter sp. UWB10 DNA segment encodes these proteins:
- a CDS encoding rhodanese-like domain-containing protein produces MKKLMILAVASMFIFAGCEEKKAEEVKVEAKPVAEQPAAKPAPAPSDAAVRAGIQSVDWAKAIEMNANGGIYVDVRNAAELNEGYAPYAVNIPLGELRNRFGELPKDKDLLIYCRSGRRSEAASKFLMDQGYTRVYNVLGGFNAFPKK; encoded by the coding sequence ATGAAAAAGTTAATGATACTTGCTGTGGCCTCGATGTTCATTTTCGCAGGTTGTGAAGAAAAGAAGGCCGAAGAAGTGAAGGTGGAAGCAAAGCCGGTTGCTGAACAGCCTGCTGCAAAGCCTGCTCCGGCTCCGTCTGATGCGGCGGTGCGTGCCGGTATCCAGTCTGTTGATTGGGCCAAGGCGATCGAAATGAATGCCAACGGTGGTATTTACGTGGATGTGCGTAATGCTGCAGAATTGAACGAAGGCTATGCTCCGTATGCAGTGAACATTCCGCTGGGTGAACTGAGAAACCGTTTCGGCGAACTTCCGAAGGACAAGGACTTGCTGATTTACTGCCGTTCTGGCCGTCGTAGCGAAGCTGCCTCCAAGTTCCTGATGGACCAGGGCTACACCCGCGTGTATAACGTCCTCGGAGGCTTCAACGCATTCCCGAAGAAGTAA
- a CDS encoding Nif3-like dinuclear metal center hexameric protein yields MQISEFSTWLDNLLEPKLFKDYCVDGLCVEASDKVCRIVTGVSFRDRLIDAAIENKADCIIVHHPNGFWKGENCRLVGKFGERMRRLMQNGISLYGFHLPLDGHMEVGNNILIANAFGLQNVEGFLWEGERTIGVVGEFTEPVSSQSFVDQAKTVFEHGVQHALMYGKSSIKKVAVCSGSAGAPAIEEAIALGCDAFVTGEIKEAVPIACEELGFNLLSCGHHRTEIFGVRALAAKIQAELGIPAKFIDIDNEV; encoded by the coding sequence ATGCAAATTTCCGAATTCTCGACATGGCTAGACAACCTGCTTGAACCCAAGCTCTTCAAGGATTATTGCGTCGACGGACTTTGCGTCGAAGCTTCCGACAAGGTCTGCCGAATCGTTACGGGGGTCTCTTTCCGCGACCGCTTGATCGATGCTGCCATCGAAAACAAGGCCGACTGCATTATCGTCCACCACCCGAATGGCTTTTGGAAGGGCGAAAATTGCAGGCTCGTGGGCAAGTTTGGCGAGCGCATGCGCCGCCTGATGCAGAACGGAATCTCGCTTTACGGCTTCCACCTGCCGCTTGACGGCCACATGGAAGTGGGGAATAACATCTTGATAGCCAACGCTTTCGGGCTCCAAAATGTGGAAGGGTTCCTGTGGGAAGGTGAACGCACCATCGGAGTCGTGGGCGAGTTTACCGAACCTGTTTCTAGCCAATCTTTCGTGGACCAGGCGAAAACGGTGTTTGAACATGGGGTGCAGCATGCCCTGATGTACGGAAAGTCTTCTATTAAGAAGGTGGCCGTTTGCAGTGGTTCGGCAGGTGCTCCTGCCATCGAAGAAGCAATCGCCCTCGGTTGCGACGCTTTCGTGACCGGCGAAATCAAGGAAGCCGTTCCTATCGCTTGCGAAGAACTCGGCTTTAACCTGCTCAGTTGCGGTCACCACCGTACCGAAATTTTCGGTGTTCGGGCCCTCGCCGCCAAAATTCAGGCCGAACTGGGTATCCCGGCCAAGTTCATCGATATCGATAACGAAGTGTAA
- a CDS encoding M23 family metallopeptidase produces the protein MNLYKTTIHFQNSSKSMTVHMPVFLFKAWPVLRVFVVIGVLLFIVQMVSTTIYDGVLNHQLNERQKLDKEMSQIQGTLDYLSNTTASFFSDENRLYASFGLPTQDKGSRELGTGGSVSPNSLLLRKTSPVYERMSILNETAERIQGKLANNDSSFRTLNKFMDQKHYMWRFIPSISPTNGRYASAFGPRIHPVTGEVGKMHQGVDIANERWTPIYAPADGVVEVAQLSSTFGNFVTIDHGNGIKTRYGHMQLSIVQPDQYVHRYQVIGYMGNTGRSVGPHLHYEVWVHNSPVNPLAYMLPNEYTVD, from the coding sequence GTGAATTTATACAAGACAACCATACACTTCCAGAACTCCTCGAAGTCGATGACCGTGCACATGCCGGTGTTCTTGTTCAAGGCATGGCCTGTGCTTCGTGTCTTCGTTGTGATTGGTGTATTGTTGTTTATCGTCCAGATGGTCTCGACCACGATTTACGATGGCGTCCTGAACCACCAGTTGAACGAACGCCAGAAGCTCGACAAGGAAATGTCCCAGATTCAGGGGACCCTCGACTACCTGTCGAACACCACGGCTTCTTTCTTCTCCGACGAAAACCGCCTTTACGCAAGCTTTGGACTGCCGACCCAGGACAAGGGTTCCCGCGAACTCGGTACCGGAGGTTCTGTAAGCCCGAACTCCCTTTTGCTTCGCAAGACATCTCCGGTTTACGAACGCATGTCCATTTTGAATGAAACTGCCGAACGTATCCAGGGCAAGCTTGCGAACAACGACTCGTCTTTCCGTACTCTGAACAAGTTCATGGACCAGAAGCATTACATGTGGCGCTTCATTCCGTCCATTTCTCCGACTAACGGTCGCTACGCTTCCGCTTTCGGCCCCCGTATCCATCCGGTGACGGGTGAAGTCGGCAAGATGCACCAGGGTGTGGATATTGCAAACGAACGCTGGACCCCGATTTACGCCCCTGCCGATGGCGTGGTGGAAGTTGCCCAGCTGAGTTCGACCTTCGGTAACTTTGTCACGATTGACCACGGAAACGGCATTAAGACACGCTACGGTCACATGCAGCTGTCTATTGTGCAGCCGGATCAGTATGTGCATCGTTACCAGGTGATTGGTTATATGGGTAACACCGGCCGCTCTGTGGGTCCGCACCTCCATTACGAGGTCTGGGTTCATAATAGCCCTGTTAACCCGCTTGCCTATATGTTGCCCAACGAATATACCGTTGACTAA
- a CDS encoding dihydrofolate reductase family protein, translating to MNYLQLAFETSLFSVGISRPNPAVGAVVVKDGIVVGKGRTQRPGNAHAEVMALRDAGELARGAAIYVTLEPCCHYGRTPPCTKAIIDAGIKEVYFAHADPNPVVRGKSRAILEEAGIKVFEGQDACERAIVESGWDDSCSHDGCKVLSENSTVMGEPETRAEALAEARMVFHEIERFFEAYDYFVRNKATFVELKSAISQEGYMGAVVGGGAKGAACNASLKITAQGANCWNHELRAMSDAILVGAGTVLADNPSLDVRFAQGNNPVKIIWAGHHEFTAAEVATLRIFQAPVEEGKAPIVFTCVPQPALEKNLEKLKNVGAAPAAENFAVEVVALSNASFVANWHEMHANLSARGMHRLMVEPGARLADEIFKCGLWNRLDLWQSSDPAVDRALESSGADGLTYPELPTALVARESFMLGPDVLTVYSR from the coding sequence ATGAATTATTTACAGCTAGCGTTTGAGACCTCACTCTTCTCGGTCGGGATTAGCCGACCGAATCCTGCCGTGGGCGCCGTTGTCGTTAAAGACGGAATCGTCGTCGGGAAGGGGCGTACACAGCGCCCTGGGAATGCTCATGCCGAGGTGATGGCGCTGCGTGACGCGGGCGAACTCGCCCGCGGGGCGGCCATCTATGTAACGCTGGAACCTTGCTGCCATTATGGCCGCACGCCCCCCTGCACAAAGGCAATCATCGATGCTGGCATCAAAGAAGTCTACTTCGCGCATGCCGACCCGAATCCGGTGGTGCGCGGCAAGAGCCGAGCCATTCTCGAAGAAGCTGGAATCAAGGTCTTTGAAGGCCAGGATGCTTGCGAGCGTGCTATTGTTGAAAGTGGCTGGGATGATTCTTGCTCCCATGACGGCTGCAAGGTGCTTTCAGAAAATTCAACAGTCATGGGGGAGCCGGAGACTCGCGCCGAGGCGCTTGCCGAAGCTCGCATGGTCTTTCACGAAATCGAACGATTCTTCGAAGCGTATGACTATTTCGTGCGCAACAAGGCGACTTTTGTAGAATTAAAATCCGCCATTTCGCAAGAAGGCTACATGGGGGCGGTTGTAGGTGGCGGTGCAAAGGGTGCTGCGTGCAATGCGTCGCTTAAGATCACCGCTCAAGGCGCCAATTGCTGGAATCATGAACTTCGCGCCATGAGCGATGCAATCCTGGTGGGCGCAGGCACCGTACTTGCCGACAACCCTTCGCTCGATGTCCGTTTTGCCCAAGGGAACAATCCTGTCAAAATCATCTGGGCCGGGCATCATGAATTTACCGCAGCCGAAGTGGCTACCCTTCGCATATTCCAGGCGCCTGTAGAAGAAGGCAAGGCTCCCATTGTCTTTACATGCGTGCCGCAGCCCGCGCTTGAAAAAAATCTTGAGAAATTAAAGAATGTGGGGGCAGCGCCGGCTGCTGAAAATTTCGCAGTTGAAGTCGTCGCTTTAAGTAATGCGTCCTTCGTTGCCAACTGGCACGAGATGCATGCGAATCTCTCCGCCCGCGGCATGCACCGCCTCATGGTAGAACCTGGCGCTCGTCTTGCTGATGAAATTTTTAAATGCGGTCTCTGGAATCGCCTCGATTTATGGCAATCTTCCGACCCCGCGGTCGATCGTGCGCTTGAATCCAGCGGCGCCGACGGCTTAACTTATCCCGAACTTCCCACAGCCCTCGTCGCCCGCGAATCCTTCATGCTCGGGCCCGACGTGTTGACTGTGTACTCGCGCTAG
- a CDS encoding SufD family Fe-S cluster assembly protein produces MDAITRIKQLGMPRRNNELWTFFPVNKIQAPEFPSECTCDEDFASEDDFAALLPIACNARQLVKTIDDGENEMAMLKCNNDFGRTVLNIGKNAKASIEILDNKVMHEICAERFDINVAEGAELEIFFANPTNDLPLTFRHFDIKQAANSTVHFANVLQDSGIGRISAHVELNGEGANFDYRSLNILKGTASKHQRLTILHNAPSTVSTQFVRNILDENAYASYDGQVVVGNNCSQVNSSQLVNTILLSDGPSVSVKPVLKIYHDDVECTHGNTVGELDKDQMFYLTSRGIPADKAREMLTKAFAKELFLELPDGAAKKRLMQAL; encoded by the coding sequence ATGGACGCCATTACCCGCATTAAACAATTGGGAATGCCGCGTCGCAATAACGAATTGTGGACGTTTTTCCCGGTCAACAAGATTCAGGCTCCTGAATTCCCGAGTGAATGCACTTGTGACGAAGACTTCGCAAGCGAAGACGACTTTGCCGCCCTTTTGCCGATTGCCTGCAACGCCCGCCAGCTCGTGAAGACTATTGATGACGGCGAAAACGAAATGGCGATGCTCAAGTGCAACAACGACTTCGGTCGCACGGTTTTGAACATCGGCAAGAACGCAAAGGCTAGCATTGAAATCCTTGACAACAAGGTGATGCATGAAATTTGCGCGGAACGCTTCGATATCAATGTCGCTGAAGGCGCCGAACTCGAAATCTTTTTTGCGAACCCCACTAACGACTTGCCTTTGACCTTTAGGCATTTCGACATCAAGCAGGCCGCGAATTCGACGGTGCATTTCGCAAACGTTTTGCAAGACAGCGGCATTGGCCGTATTAGCGCCCACGTGGAACTGAACGGCGAAGGAGCAAACTTCGATTACCGCAGTTTGAATATTCTGAAGGGTACAGCCTCTAAGCACCAACGCCTGACGATTTTGCACAACGCTCCCAGCACGGTGAGCACGCAGTTCGTGCGCAACATTCTCGACGAAAACGCTTACGCCAGCTACGACGGCCAAGTGGTCGTTGGTAACAATTGCAGCCAAGTGAATTCGAGCCAGTTGGTGAATACGATTCTCTTAAGCGACGGCCCCAGCGTTTCCGTGAAGCCGGTGCTCAAGATTTACCACGATGACGTGGAATGTACGCACGGCAATACCGTGGGCGAACTCGACAAGGATCAGATGTTCTATTTGACAAGCCGCGGAATTCCGGCTGACAAGGCCCGCGAAATGCTGACTAAGGCATTTGCGAAGGAATTGTTCCTGGAATTGCCTGATGGGGCCGCGAAGAAACGCTTGATGCAGGCGCTCTAG